A portion of the Cryptomeria japonica chromosome 5, Sugi_1.0, whole genome shotgun sequence genome contains these proteins:
- the LOC131076652 gene encoding uncharacterized protein LOC131076652, whose product MGSSNEVLPIFDGSGFVDWKIAVKNALREKALWQIVNKEIGEPQQNDKEKELWKCKLEQARGIIGKALSPNLNRRFVDVDNLIELWENLEKDYKDADIASMFSIEEKMMNLDPSDFGKMSDYFNEITFLNAQLKKIGVEYAKKDFQLIVMVESKLPQPYKVFKESRKRVLQLNPNTPQQTFDQFCKSVLDEEVQLIKEGHIKKNHAYTAKKKQAGRKPIICRYCGGENHMEKFCLKKRDNERQQYKPKQEIFKDGKKDKHSFVAISLKRQEKSNEEVIATPKSKSSVKGGYFASDSNKEWILDSGASSHMTGDRSLFIDFYEGENLDQEISIGNKMKLPILGTGTINVTNGSLKNFLLVEGLGVNLILVYKIVQAGYEFVVTVDQVIVRDRKKPKQYNCYW is encoded by the exons ATGGGCTCTTCAAATGAAGTTTTGCCtatttttgatggaagtggtttTGTAGATTGGAAGATTGCAGTCAAAAATGCTCTAAGAGAGAAGGCTTTATGGCAGATAGTGAATAAAGAAATTGGAGAACCTCaacaaaatgacaaagaaaaggagTTGTGGAAATGCAAGTTGGAGCAAGCTAGAGGTATTATTGGTAAAGCTTTGAGCCCCAATCTGAATAGAAGATTTGTTGATGTCGATAATCTAATAGAGCTGTGGGAGAATTTAGAAAAGGATTATAAAGATGCAGACATTGCTAGCATGTTTAGTATAGAAGAAAAAATGATGAATTTAGATCCATCTGATTTTGGAAAAATGTCTGATTACTTCAATGAAATTACCTTTTTAAATGCTCAGCTAAAAAAAATAGGTGTTGAATATGCCAAAAAAGATTTTCAATTGATTGTAATGGTTGAAAGTAAGCTTCCCCAACCATATAAGGTATTTAaggaatcaaggaaaagggttcTTCAACTAAATCCCAATACCCCCCAAcaaacttttgatcaattttgcAAGTCTGTtttagatgaagaagttcaacttATTAAAGAAGGACATATTAAAAAGAATCATGCATATACAGCCAAAA AAAAACAAGCTGGAAGAAAACCCATTATTTGTAGGTATTGTGGAGGTGAGAATCACATGGAGAAATTTTGTTTGAAGAAGAGGGACAATGAAAGACAACAATATAAGCCCAAGCAAGAAATTTTTAAGGATGGGAAGAAGGATAAACATAGCTTCGTAGCCATCTCTTTAAAAAGGCAAGAGAAATCAAATGAGGAGGTAATTGCTACACCCAAGAGTAAATCTAGTGTTAAGGGGGGATACTTTGCTTCAGATTCTAATAAAGAATGGATTTTAGATTCAGGGGCATCATCTCACATGACTGGGGATagatctttgtttattgatttttatGAAGGGGAGAATTTAGATCAAGAGATTTCTATTGGCAATAAAATGAAACTTCCAATTTTAGGAACAGGGACTATTAATGTAACAAATGGATCTTTAAAGAATTTTTTACTAGTTGAAGGATTGGGGGTGAATCTTATTTTAGTATATAAAATAGTTCAAGCTGGATATGAGTTTGTTGTCACTGTTGATCAAGTTATTGTTAGAGATAGAAAAAAACCCAAGCAATATAATTGCTATTGGTAA